In Nymphaea colorata isolate Beijing-Zhang1983 chromosome 3, ASM883128v2, whole genome shotgun sequence, a genomic segment contains:
- the LOC116249718 gene encoding probable glutathione S-transferase — protein MSEEVKLHSIWESPFGFRVQIALSFKGIEYEYIEEDLKDKSELLLRYNPVHKKVPVLVHRGKPIPESMVIIEYVEETWPEKPILSEDLHERAMARFWAKFSDDKCSPAIFKYFSTQGEEHDKAKAELVENLKTLEGALKGNKFFGGETIGLVDIAAGWMPMWIQRIEEVLGNKVVEENSFPHLQGWFHDLLNLPFVNQNLPPPEKLREHLKNFRNSLLARST, from the exons atgagcgAAGAAGTGAAGCTGCATAGCATTTGGGAAAGCCCATTCGGTTTCAGAGTACAAATTGCCTTGAGCTTCAAGGGAATCGAGTATGAATACATAGAAGAAGATTTGAAGGACAAGAGCGAGCTCCTGTTAAGATACAACCCAGTTCATAAGAAGGTCCCCGTGCTCGTTCATCGCGGGAAGCCGATACCAGAGTCGATGGTGATCATCGAATACGTCGAGGAAACCTGGCCAGAGAAGCCCATCTTGTCAGAAGATCTTCATGAGCGAGCTATGGCACGATTCTGGGCAAAATTTTCTGATGATAAG TGCTCACcggcaattttcaaatatttctcCACCCAAGGTGAGGAGCATGATAAGGCCAAGGCAGAGCTAGTTGAGAATTTGAAGACACTGGAAGGTGCATTGAAGGGTAACAAATTCTTTGGTGGAGAGACGATCGGACTAGTTGATATTGCAGCAGGCTGGATGCCTATGTGGATCCAAAGAATTGAAGAGGTCCTTGGTAACAAAGTTGTTGAAGAAAATAGTTTCCCACATCTGCAGGGTTGGTTCCATGACCTCCTGAATCTCCCTTTCGTGAACCAGAACCTGCCCCCACCTGAGAAACTCCGTGAGCACCTTAAGAACTTCCGCAACAGCTTGCTTGCACGATCAACCTAG